One part of the Triplophysa dalaica isolate WHDGS20190420 chromosome 25, ASM1584641v1, whole genome shotgun sequence genome encodes these proteins:
- the ptk2aa gene encoding protein tyrosine kinase 2aa isoform X3, producing the protein MRVFESGGCWMALTAASDRQSVVYMEKRRCSPFPLCWAGEYDRHLAHSKGMATAYLEPNLNHTLGGGAKARLSAGTERAPGAPDRVLKVFHHFENNSERSTWSSNIRHGDATDVRGIIQKIVDIHKVKHVACFGLRLTHVPSGDIHWLHPDMGVSHVRETYEQNRPQDEWRYELRVRYLPKGFLNRFTEDKPTLNYFYQQVKNDYMLEMADQVEQEIALKLGCLEIRRFYREMRGNALDKKSNYELLEKDVGLRRFFPKSLLESVKAKTLRKQIQQTFKQFANLNDEQSILMFFEILTSVYRFDKECFRCALGSSWVISVDLAIGPEEGISYLTDKGSTPTHLANFTQVQSIQYSCVEERERKGVLQLDVAGAPEPLTISTSNFTTAENMADLIDGYCRLLSAVSQSFIIRPQKEGERALPSIPKVSNNEKRLEGIRAGVRAISVSDSELQTPIRSTKARRFLLPFVLCSHESPPQADGSGDETDDYAEIIDEEDTYTMPSTEVYGLGAAQDYEIQRDRIELGRCIGEGQFGDVHQGVYISPENPSLSVAIKTCKNCTSDSVREKFLQEALTMRQFDHPHIVKLIGIITENPVWIIMELCTLGELRSFLQVRKYNLDLSTLILFAHQLSTALAYLESKRFVHRDIAARNVLVSSIDCVKLGDFGLSRYMEDSSYYKASKGKLPIKWMAPESINFRRFTSASDVWMFGVCMWEILMFGIKPFQGVKNNDVIGRIENGERLAMPPNCPPTLYSLMTKCWAYDPSKRPRFTELKTQLSTILEEEKVQQEERFRMEVRRQVTVSWDSGHSDEAPPKPSRPGYPSPRTSDGYYPSPQHQHNHYQVSGYPGTHVSGAAFPPQASVLDSQDTWNHHRQEIPVWSPNLEDGAALGRSQGHLMEETLIKQQQQMEEDQRWLEQEESFLKLESGNPRGSIEREDVPLQGSIGKQHVYQPVGKAADHVLPPKKPPRPGAAGHVTSLNPVENYNEGVKIQPQEISPPPTANLDRSNDKVYENVTGLVKAVIEMSSRIQPAPPEEYVPMVKDVGLALRTLLATVDETIPVLPASTHREIEMAQKLLNSDLAELIGKMRLAQQYVLTSLQQDYKKQMLTAAHALAVDAKNLLDVIDQARLKMLAHNRPL; encoded by the exons ATGCGGGTGTTTGAGAGCGGAGGGTGCTGGATGGCCCTCACAGCGGCTTCAGACAGACAGTCAGTCGTCTACATGGAGAAAAGACGATGTAGCCCTTTCCCCTTATGCTGGGCTGGAG AATATGACAGACACCTAGCACACAGCAAAGGCATGGCGACGGCATACCTGGAGCCCAACCTCAACCACACCCTGGGGGGCGGAGCCAAGGCTCGTCTCAGCGCAGGGACGGAGCGGGCACCCGGAGCACCTGACCGCGTCCTTAAGGTCTTCCATCATTTCGAGAACAACAGTGAACGCAGCACTTGGTCCAGCAACATCCGACATGGAGATGCAACAGATGTCAGG GGAATCATTCAGAAGATTGTGGACATTCATAAAGTCAAACACGTGGCTTGTTTCGGGCTGCGTCTCACTCACGTCCCGTCGGGCGACATCCACTGGCTCCACCCTGATATGGGCGTATCTCACGTGAGGGAGACGTACGAACAGAACCGCCCCCAGGATGAGTGGAG gtATGAATTGCGGGTTCGTTACCTGCCCAAGGGTTTCCTGAATCGGTTTACTGAAGACAAACCGACACTGAATTATTTTTACCAGCAG gtgAAGAATGACTACATGTTGGAGATGGCGGATCAGGTGGAGCAGGAGATCGCTCTGAAGTTAGGCTGTCTAGAGATCAG GAGATTCTACAGAGAAATGAGAGGAAACGCTCTGGATAAGAAATCCAACTATGAACTGTTAGA GAAAGATGTCGGTCTCAGGCGCTTCTTCCCCAAAAGTTTACTGGAGTCTGTAAAG GCCAAAACTCTGAGGAAACAGATCCAACAAACCTTCAAGCAGTTTGCCAACCTGAACGATGAGCAGAGCATTCTGATGTTTTTTGAGATCCTGACATCTGTGTACAGATTTGATAAGGAATGCTTCAGATGTGCTCTGGGG tccAGTTGGGTTATATCGGTGGATCTTGCTATAGGTCCAGAGGAGGGAATCAGTTACCTGACAGACAAGGGCTCAACC CCGACACATCTGGCTAACTTCACTCAGGTTCAGAGTATTCAATACTCgtgtgtggaggagagagagaggaagggcGTCCTACAGCTGGATGTGGCAGGAGCTCCTGag CCTCTCACCATCAGCACATCAAACTTCACCACCGCAGAGAACATGGCTGACCTCATCGACGGCTACTGTCGACTGCTCAGTGCCGTCAGCCAGTCCTTCATCATCAGACCTCAGAAAG AGGGTGAGAGAGCTCTTCCGTCCATTCCAAA AGTTAGCAACAATGAGAAGCGGCTTGAGGGAATTCGTGCAGGTGTTCGAGCTATCTCTGTGTCAG ACTCTGAGCTTCAGACGCCCATCAGATCTACTAAAGCCCGACGCTTTCTCCTGCCGTTTGTTCTGTGTTCCCACGAGTCTCCTCCTCAGG CAGATGGTAGTGGAGATG AAACAGACGACTACGCAGAGATCATCGATGAAGAAGACACCTACACTATGCCCTCTA CTGAGGTCTATGGATTAGGCGCAG CTCAGGACTATGAAATCCAGCGAGACAGGATCGAGCTGGGCCGGTGTATCGGCGAGGGACAGTTTGGAGACGTCCACCAGGGGGTCTACATCAGTCCG GAGAATCCATCTCTCTCCGTGGCCATAAAGACGTGTAAAAACTGCACATCAGACAGCGTACGTGAGAAGTTTCTGCAGGAGGCCT TGACAATGAGACAGTTTGATCATCCACACATCGTGAAGCTGATCGGAATAATCACAGAAAATCCCGTCTGGATCATTATGGAGCTGTGTACACTCGGAGAG ttGAGGTCGTTCCTACAAGTGAGAAAGTACAACCTGGATCTGTCCACACTGATTCTGTTCGCCCACCAGCTGAGCACAGCGCTGGCGTACCTGGAGAGCAAACGCTTCGTACACAG GGACATCGCTGCCAGAAATGTGTTGGTGTCTTCCATAGATTGTGTGAAACTGGGTGACTTTGGTCTGTCCAGATACATGGAGGACAGTTCTTATTACAAAG CTTCTAAAGGGAAACTGCCCATCAAATGGATGGCTCCTGAATCCATAAACTTCCGTCGGTTCACCTCAGCCAGTGACGTCTGGATGTTTG gtgtgtgtatgtgggagATTCTCATGTTTGGAATAAAGCCCTTCCAGGGCGTGAAGAATAACGATGTCATCGGGCGGATAGAGAACGGCGAGAGGCTGGCGATGCCCCCCAACTGCCCCCCCACCCTCTACAGCCTGATGACCAAATGTTGGGCGTACGACCCCAGCAAACGTCCTCGATTCACAGAGCTCAAAACACAACTCAG CACTATCTTAGAAGAGGAGAAGGTCCAGCAGGAGGAGAGGTTTCGTATGGAGGTGAGGAGACAGGTGACGGTGTCGTGGGATTCTGGTCATTCAGACGAGGCTCCTCCGAAG CCCAGCAGACCTGGTTACCCGAGCCCTCGCACCAGTGATGGATATTACCCCAGTCCACAACATCAGCACAACCATTACCAG GTATCTGGATATCCGGGCACACACGTGTCAGGTGCAGCGTTTCCTCCTCAAGCCTCTGTACTGGATTCTCAGGACACCTGGAATCATCACAGACAAGAGATTCCCGTCTGGTCCCCAAACCTGGAG GATGGGGCGGCTCTGGGGCGGAGTCAAGGTCACCTGATGGAGGAAACTCTCATCAAACAACAGCAACAGATGGAAGAAGACCAGAGATGGTTAGAGCAGGAGGAGAGTTTCCTG AAACTGGAGTCGGGGAACCCGAGGGGCAGCATCGAGCGTGAGGATGTTCCTCTCCAGGGGTCG ataGGAAAGCAGCACGTTTACCAGCCGGTGGGTAAAGCAG CAGATCATGTGCTGCCTCCAAAGAAACCTCCTCGTCCAGGAGCTGCGGGTCATGTGACCAGTCTGAACCCAGTGGAGAATTATAATGAGGGTGTAAAG aTTCAGCCTCAGGAAATCAGTCCACCGCCGACAGCCAACCTGGACCGATCTAATGATAAAGTTTATGAGAACGTGACGGGGCTTGTGAAAGCTGTTATTGAGATGTCCAGCAGAATCCAGCCGGCACCTCCTGAAGAATACGTCCCCATGGTGAag GATGTTGGTTTGGCTCTCAGAACGTTACTGGCCACAGTGGACGAGACCATACCAGTGTTACCTGCCAGCACACACAGAGAG atcgAGATGGCACAGAAGCTTCTGAACTCTGATCTGGCTGAACTCATCGGTAAGATGCGTCTGGCGCAGCAGTACGTCCTCACCAGTCTACAGCAAGACTACAAGAAACAGATGCTTACGGCCGCACACGCGCTCGCTGTGGACGCCAAGAACCTGCTGGACGTCATCGATCAAGCTCGTCTGAAGATGTTGGCTCACAACCGGCCGCTCTAG
- the ptk2aa gene encoding protein tyrosine kinase 2aa isoform X2: MRVFESGGCWMALTAASDRQSVVYMEKRRCSPFPLCWAGEYDRHLAHSKGMATAYLEPNLNHTLGGGAKARLSAGTERAPGAPDRVLKVFHHFENNSERSTWSSNIRHGDATDVRGIIQKIVDIHKVKHVACFGLRLTHVPSGDIHWLHPDMGVSHVRETYEQNRPQDEWRYELRVRYLPKGFLNRFTEDKPTLNYFYQQVKNDYMLEMADQVEQEIALKLGCLEIRRFYREMRGNALDKKSNYELLEKDVGLRRFFPKSLLESVKAKTLRKQIQQTFKQFANLNDEQSILMFFEILTSVYRFDKECFRCALGSSWVISVDLAIGPEEGISYLTDKGSTPTHLANFTQVQSIQYSCVEERERKGVLQLDVAGAPEPLTISTSNFTTAENMADLIDGYCRLLSAVSQSFIIRPQKEGERALPSIPKVSNNEKRLEGIRAGVRAISVSDSELQTPIRSTKARRFLLPFVLCSHESPPQAADGSGDETDDYAEIIDEEDTYTMPSTEVYGLGAAQDYEIQRDRIELGRCIGEGQFGDVHQGVYISPENPSLSVAIKTCKNCTSDSVREKFLQEALTMRQFDHPHIVKLIGIITENPVWIIMELCTLGELRSFLQVRKYNLDLSTLILFAHQLSTALAYLESKRFVHRDIAARNVLVSSIDCVKLGDFGLSRYMEDSSYYKASKGKLPIKWMAPESINFRRFTSASDVWMFGVCMWEILMFGIKPFQGVKNNDVIGRIENGERLAMPPNCPPTLYSLMTKCWAYDPSKRPRFTELKTQLSTILEEEKVQQEERFRMEVRRQVTVSWDSGHSDEAPPKPSRPGYPSPRTSDGYYPSPQHQHNHYQVSGYPGTHVSGAAFPPQASVLDSQDTWNHHRQEIPVWSPNLEDGAALGRSQGHLMEETLIKQQQQMEEDQRWLEQEESFLKLESGNPRGSIEREDVPLQGSIGKQHVYQPVGKADHVLPPKKPPRPGAAGHVTSLNPVENYNEGVKIQPQEISPPPTANLDRSNDKVYENVTGLVKAVIEMSSRIQPAPPEEYVPMVKDVGLALRTLLATVDETIPVLPASTHREIEMAQKLLNSDLAELIGKMRLAQQYVLTSLQQDYKKQMLTAAHALAVDAKNLLDVIDQARLKMLAHNRPL; encoded by the exons ATGCGGGTGTTTGAGAGCGGAGGGTGCTGGATGGCCCTCACAGCGGCTTCAGACAGACAGTCAGTCGTCTACATGGAGAAAAGACGATGTAGCCCTTTCCCCTTATGCTGGGCTGGAG AATATGACAGACACCTAGCACACAGCAAAGGCATGGCGACGGCATACCTGGAGCCCAACCTCAACCACACCCTGGGGGGCGGAGCCAAGGCTCGTCTCAGCGCAGGGACGGAGCGGGCACCCGGAGCACCTGACCGCGTCCTTAAGGTCTTCCATCATTTCGAGAACAACAGTGAACGCAGCACTTGGTCCAGCAACATCCGACATGGAGATGCAACAGATGTCAGG GGAATCATTCAGAAGATTGTGGACATTCATAAAGTCAAACACGTGGCTTGTTTCGGGCTGCGTCTCACTCACGTCCCGTCGGGCGACATCCACTGGCTCCACCCTGATATGGGCGTATCTCACGTGAGGGAGACGTACGAACAGAACCGCCCCCAGGATGAGTGGAG gtATGAATTGCGGGTTCGTTACCTGCCCAAGGGTTTCCTGAATCGGTTTACTGAAGACAAACCGACACTGAATTATTTTTACCAGCAG gtgAAGAATGACTACATGTTGGAGATGGCGGATCAGGTGGAGCAGGAGATCGCTCTGAAGTTAGGCTGTCTAGAGATCAG GAGATTCTACAGAGAAATGAGAGGAAACGCTCTGGATAAGAAATCCAACTATGAACTGTTAGA GAAAGATGTCGGTCTCAGGCGCTTCTTCCCCAAAAGTTTACTGGAGTCTGTAAAG GCCAAAACTCTGAGGAAACAGATCCAACAAACCTTCAAGCAGTTTGCCAACCTGAACGATGAGCAGAGCATTCTGATGTTTTTTGAGATCCTGACATCTGTGTACAGATTTGATAAGGAATGCTTCAGATGTGCTCTGGGG tccAGTTGGGTTATATCGGTGGATCTTGCTATAGGTCCAGAGGAGGGAATCAGTTACCTGACAGACAAGGGCTCAACC CCGACACATCTGGCTAACTTCACTCAGGTTCAGAGTATTCAATACTCgtgtgtggaggagagagagaggaagggcGTCCTACAGCTGGATGTGGCAGGAGCTCCTGag CCTCTCACCATCAGCACATCAAACTTCACCACCGCAGAGAACATGGCTGACCTCATCGACGGCTACTGTCGACTGCTCAGTGCCGTCAGCCAGTCCTTCATCATCAGACCTCAGAAAG AGGGTGAGAGAGCTCTTCCGTCCATTCCAAA AGTTAGCAACAATGAGAAGCGGCTTGAGGGAATTCGTGCAGGTGTTCGAGCTATCTCTGTGTCAG ACTCTGAGCTTCAGACGCCCATCAGATCTACTAAAGCCCGACGCTTTCTCCTGCCGTTTGTTCTGTGTTCCCACGAGTCTCCTCCTCAGG CAGCAGATGGTAGTGGAGATG AAACAGACGACTACGCAGAGATCATCGATGAAGAAGACACCTACACTATGCCCTCTA CTGAGGTCTATGGATTAGGCGCAG CTCAGGACTATGAAATCCAGCGAGACAGGATCGAGCTGGGCCGGTGTATCGGCGAGGGACAGTTTGGAGACGTCCACCAGGGGGTCTACATCAGTCCG GAGAATCCATCTCTCTCCGTGGCCATAAAGACGTGTAAAAACTGCACATCAGACAGCGTACGTGAGAAGTTTCTGCAGGAGGCCT TGACAATGAGACAGTTTGATCATCCACACATCGTGAAGCTGATCGGAATAATCACAGAAAATCCCGTCTGGATCATTATGGAGCTGTGTACACTCGGAGAG ttGAGGTCGTTCCTACAAGTGAGAAAGTACAACCTGGATCTGTCCACACTGATTCTGTTCGCCCACCAGCTGAGCACAGCGCTGGCGTACCTGGAGAGCAAACGCTTCGTACACAG GGACATCGCTGCCAGAAATGTGTTGGTGTCTTCCATAGATTGTGTGAAACTGGGTGACTTTGGTCTGTCCAGATACATGGAGGACAGTTCTTATTACAAAG CTTCTAAAGGGAAACTGCCCATCAAATGGATGGCTCCTGAATCCATAAACTTCCGTCGGTTCACCTCAGCCAGTGACGTCTGGATGTTTG gtgtgtgtatgtgggagATTCTCATGTTTGGAATAAAGCCCTTCCAGGGCGTGAAGAATAACGATGTCATCGGGCGGATAGAGAACGGCGAGAGGCTGGCGATGCCCCCCAACTGCCCCCCCACCCTCTACAGCCTGATGACCAAATGTTGGGCGTACGACCCCAGCAAACGTCCTCGATTCACAGAGCTCAAAACACAACTCAG CACTATCTTAGAAGAGGAGAAGGTCCAGCAGGAGGAGAGGTTTCGTATGGAGGTGAGGAGACAGGTGACGGTGTCGTGGGATTCTGGTCATTCAGACGAGGCTCCTCCGAAG CCCAGCAGACCTGGTTACCCGAGCCCTCGCACCAGTGATGGATATTACCCCAGTCCACAACATCAGCACAACCATTACCAG GTATCTGGATATCCGGGCACACACGTGTCAGGTGCAGCGTTTCCTCCTCAAGCCTCTGTACTGGATTCTCAGGACACCTGGAATCATCACAGACAAGAGATTCCCGTCTGGTCCCCAAACCTGGAG GATGGGGCGGCTCTGGGGCGGAGTCAAGGTCACCTGATGGAGGAAACTCTCATCAAACAACAGCAACAGATGGAAGAAGACCAGAGATGGTTAGAGCAGGAGGAGAGTTTCCTG AAACTGGAGTCGGGGAACCCGAGGGGCAGCATCGAGCGTGAGGATGTTCCTCTCCAGGGGTCG ataGGAAAGCAGCACGTTTACCAGCCGGTGGGTAAAGCAG ATCATGTGCTGCCTCCAAAGAAACCTCCTCGTCCAGGAGCTGCGGGTCATGTGACCAGTCTGAACCCAGTGGAGAATTATAATGAGGGTGTAAAG aTTCAGCCTCAGGAAATCAGTCCACCGCCGACAGCCAACCTGGACCGATCTAATGATAAAGTTTATGAGAACGTGACGGGGCTTGTGAAAGCTGTTATTGAGATGTCCAGCAGAATCCAGCCGGCACCTCCTGAAGAATACGTCCCCATGGTGAag GATGTTGGTTTGGCTCTCAGAACGTTACTGGCCACAGTGGACGAGACCATACCAGTGTTACCTGCCAGCACACACAGAGAG atcgAGATGGCACAGAAGCTTCTGAACTCTGATCTGGCTGAACTCATCGGTAAGATGCGTCTGGCGCAGCAGTACGTCCTCACCAGTCTACAGCAAGACTACAAGAAACAGATGCTTACGGCCGCACACGCGCTCGCTGTGGACGCCAAGAACCTGCTGGACGTCATCGATCAAGCTCGTCTGAAGATGTTGGCTCACAACCGGCCGCTCTAG
- the ptk2aa gene encoding protein tyrosine kinase 2aa isoform X7, which yields MRVFESGGCWMALTAASDRQSVVYMEKRRCSPFPLCWAGEYDRHLAHSKGMATAYLEPNLNHTLGGGAKARLSAGTERAPGAPDRVLKVFHHFENNSERSTWSSNIRHGDATDVRGIIQKIVDIHKVKHVACFGLRLTHVPSGDIHWLHPDMGVSHVRETYEQNRPQDEWRYELRVRYLPKGFLNRFTEDKPTLNYFYQQVKNDYMLEMADQVEQEIALKLGCLEIRRFYREMRGNALDKKSNYELLEKDVGLRRFFPKSLLESVKAKTLRKQIQQTFKQFANLNDEQSILMFFEILTSVYRFDKECFRCALGSSWVISVDLAIGPEEGISYLTDKGSTPTHLANFTQVQSIQYSCVEERERKGVLQLDVAGAPEPLTISTSNFTTAENMADLIDGYCRLLSAVSQSFIIRPQKEGERALPSIPKVSNNEKRLEGIRAGVRAISVSADGSGDETDDYAEIIDEEDTYTMPSTEVYGLGAAQDYEIQRDRIELGRCIGEGQFGDVHQGVYISPENPSLSVAIKTCKNCTSDSVREKFLQEALTMRQFDHPHIVKLIGIITENPVWIIMELCTLGELRSFLQVRKYNLDLSTLILFAHQLSTALAYLESKRFVHRDIAARNVLVSSIDCVKLGDFGLSRYMEDSSYYKASKGKLPIKWMAPESINFRRFTSASDVWMFGVCMWEILMFGIKPFQGVKNNDVIGRIENGERLAMPPNCPPTLYSLMTKCWAYDPSKRPRFTELKTQLSTILEEEKVQQEERFRMEVRRQVTVSWDSGHSDEAPPKPSRPGYPSPRTSDGYYPSPQHQHNHYQVSGYPGTHVSGAAFPPQASVLDSQDTWNHHRQEIPVWSPNLEDGAALGRSQGHLMEETLIKQQQQMEEDQRWLEQEESFLKLESGNPRGSIEREDVPLQGSIGKQHVYQPVGKAADHVLPPKKPPRPGAAGHVTSLNPVENYNEGVKIQPQEISPPPTANLDRSNDKVYENVTGLVKAVIEMSSRIQPAPPEEYVPMVKDVGLALRTLLATVDETIPVLPASTHREIEMAQKLLNSDLAELIGKMRLAQQYVLTSLQQDYKKQMLTAAHALAVDAKNLLDVIDQARLKMLAHNRPL from the exons ATGCGGGTGTTTGAGAGCGGAGGGTGCTGGATGGCCCTCACAGCGGCTTCAGACAGACAGTCAGTCGTCTACATGGAGAAAAGACGATGTAGCCCTTTCCCCTTATGCTGGGCTGGAG AATATGACAGACACCTAGCACACAGCAAAGGCATGGCGACGGCATACCTGGAGCCCAACCTCAACCACACCCTGGGGGGCGGAGCCAAGGCTCGTCTCAGCGCAGGGACGGAGCGGGCACCCGGAGCACCTGACCGCGTCCTTAAGGTCTTCCATCATTTCGAGAACAACAGTGAACGCAGCACTTGGTCCAGCAACATCCGACATGGAGATGCAACAGATGTCAGG GGAATCATTCAGAAGATTGTGGACATTCATAAAGTCAAACACGTGGCTTGTTTCGGGCTGCGTCTCACTCACGTCCCGTCGGGCGACATCCACTGGCTCCACCCTGATATGGGCGTATCTCACGTGAGGGAGACGTACGAACAGAACCGCCCCCAGGATGAGTGGAG gtATGAATTGCGGGTTCGTTACCTGCCCAAGGGTTTCCTGAATCGGTTTACTGAAGACAAACCGACACTGAATTATTTTTACCAGCAG gtgAAGAATGACTACATGTTGGAGATGGCGGATCAGGTGGAGCAGGAGATCGCTCTGAAGTTAGGCTGTCTAGAGATCAG GAGATTCTACAGAGAAATGAGAGGAAACGCTCTGGATAAGAAATCCAACTATGAACTGTTAGA GAAAGATGTCGGTCTCAGGCGCTTCTTCCCCAAAAGTTTACTGGAGTCTGTAAAG GCCAAAACTCTGAGGAAACAGATCCAACAAACCTTCAAGCAGTTTGCCAACCTGAACGATGAGCAGAGCATTCTGATGTTTTTTGAGATCCTGACATCTGTGTACAGATTTGATAAGGAATGCTTCAGATGTGCTCTGGGG tccAGTTGGGTTATATCGGTGGATCTTGCTATAGGTCCAGAGGAGGGAATCAGTTACCTGACAGACAAGGGCTCAACC CCGACACATCTGGCTAACTTCACTCAGGTTCAGAGTATTCAATACTCgtgtgtggaggagagagagaggaagggcGTCCTACAGCTGGATGTGGCAGGAGCTCCTGag CCTCTCACCATCAGCACATCAAACTTCACCACCGCAGAGAACATGGCTGACCTCATCGACGGCTACTGTCGACTGCTCAGTGCCGTCAGCCAGTCCTTCATCATCAGACCTCAGAAAG AGGGTGAGAGAGCTCTTCCGTCCATTCCAAA AGTTAGCAACAATGAGAAGCGGCTTGAGGGAATTCGTGCAGGTGTTCGAGCTATCTCTGTGTCAG CAGATGGTAGTGGAGATG AAACAGACGACTACGCAGAGATCATCGATGAAGAAGACACCTACACTATGCCCTCTA CTGAGGTCTATGGATTAGGCGCAG CTCAGGACTATGAAATCCAGCGAGACAGGATCGAGCTGGGCCGGTGTATCGGCGAGGGACAGTTTGGAGACGTCCACCAGGGGGTCTACATCAGTCCG GAGAATCCATCTCTCTCCGTGGCCATAAAGACGTGTAAAAACTGCACATCAGACAGCGTACGTGAGAAGTTTCTGCAGGAGGCCT TGACAATGAGACAGTTTGATCATCCACACATCGTGAAGCTGATCGGAATAATCACAGAAAATCCCGTCTGGATCATTATGGAGCTGTGTACACTCGGAGAG ttGAGGTCGTTCCTACAAGTGAGAAAGTACAACCTGGATCTGTCCACACTGATTCTGTTCGCCCACCAGCTGAGCACAGCGCTGGCGTACCTGGAGAGCAAACGCTTCGTACACAG GGACATCGCTGCCAGAAATGTGTTGGTGTCTTCCATAGATTGTGTGAAACTGGGTGACTTTGGTCTGTCCAGATACATGGAGGACAGTTCTTATTACAAAG CTTCTAAAGGGAAACTGCCCATCAAATGGATGGCTCCTGAATCCATAAACTTCCGTCGGTTCACCTCAGCCAGTGACGTCTGGATGTTTG gtgtgtgtatgtgggagATTCTCATGTTTGGAATAAAGCCCTTCCAGGGCGTGAAGAATAACGATGTCATCGGGCGGATAGAGAACGGCGAGAGGCTGGCGATGCCCCCCAACTGCCCCCCCACCCTCTACAGCCTGATGACCAAATGTTGGGCGTACGACCCCAGCAAACGTCCTCGATTCACAGAGCTCAAAACACAACTCAG CACTATCTTAGAAGAGGAGAAGGTCCAGCAGGAGGAGAGGTTTCGTATGGAGGTGAGGAGACAGGTGACGGTGTCGTGGGATTCTGGTCATTCAGACGAGGCTCCTCCGAAG CCCAGCAGACCTGGTTACCCGAGCCCTCGCACCAGTGATGGATATTACCCCAGTCCACAACATCAGCACAACCATTACCAG GTATCTGGATATCCGGGCACACACGTGTCAGGTGCAGCGTTTCCTCCTCAAGCCTCTGTACTGGATTCTCAGGACACCTGGAATCATCACAGACAAGAGATTCCCGTCTGGTCCCCAAACCTGGAG GATGGGGCGGCTCTGGGGCGGAGTCAAGGTCACCTGATGGAGGAAACTCTCATCAAACAACAGCAACAGATGGAAGAAGACCAGAGATGGTTAGAGCAGGAGGAGAGTTTCCTG AAACTGGAGTCGGGGAACCCGAGGGGCAGCATCGAGCGTGAGGATGTTCCTCTCCAGGGGTCG ataGGAAAGCAGCACGTTTACCAGCCGGTGGGTAAAGCAG CAGATCATGTGCTGCCTCCAAAGAAACCTCCTCGTCCAGGAGCTGCGGGTCATGTGACCAGTCTGAACCCAGTGGAGAATTATAATGAGGGTGTAAAG aTTCAGCCTCAGGAAATCAGTCCACCGCCGACAGCCAACCTGGACCGATCTAATGATAAAGTTTATGAGAACGTGACGGGGCTTGTGAAAGCTGTTATTGAGATGTCCAGCAGAATCCAGCCGGCACCTCCTGAAGAATACGTCCCCATGGTGAag GATGTTGGTTTGGCTCTCAGAACGTTACTGGCCACAGTGGACGAGACCATACCAGTGTTACCTGCCAGCACACACAGAGAG atcgAGATGGCACAGAAGCTTCTGAACTCTGATCTGGCTGAACTCATCGGTAAGATGCGTCTGGCGCAGCAGTACGTCCTCACCAGTCTACAGCAAGACTACAAGAAACAGATGCTTACGGCCGCACACGCGCTCGCTGTGGACGCCAAGAACCTGCTGGACGTCATCGATCAAGCTCGTCTGAAGATGTTGGCTCACAACCGGCCGCTCTAG